Proteins from a genomic interval of Nitrospirota bacterium:
- a CDS encoding universal stress protein — MYKKILSAVNEHLNSEVSARYALHLARACRAKFYISFIADSGMPQSGIDKAGKAMKRLFAEARNLGVQVESITGVGDPVREIDRIVRHEGINLVFASTRREDVEKRFYAGTIARRLSLRLPCSVALVRVVHMGKIHPHKILVPLKARINRMKERVFFTAKMAEAFNSKVSVFHCTEPIVRFFHGEIPLTPVQRKAGLPGDISDFMEHIGKYRIELEGRLSSGAALRSITIEAASKRHDLIIMGASERSLLASILKGNPVEDVLRETPCNLIILKPRHED, encoded by the coding sequence ATGTATAAAAAAATCCTCTCAGCAGTCAATGAACACCTGAATTCGGAAGTCTCTGCAAGGTATGCATTGCACCTTGCCAGGGCCTGCAGGGCAAAGTTTTATATCTCTTTTATCGCAGACAGTGGTATGCCGCAATCAGGCATTGATAAGGCCGGGAAGGCTATGAAGAGATTGTTTGCAGAGGCAAGGAATCTGGGTGTTCAGGTGGAGAGTATCACAGGTGTTGGCGATCCGGTAAGAGAGATTGACAGGATTGTCAGGCATGAGGGAATCAACCTGGTTTTTGCATCTACGAGGCGGGAGGATGTTGAGAAGAGGTTTTATGCCGGTACCATTGCCCGGAGGCTCTCCTTGAGGCTTCCGTGTTCAGTAGCACTCGTAAGGGTGGTTCACATGGGAAAGATTCATCCGCACAAGATACTCGTCCCGCTTAAGGCAAGGATTAATCGTATGAAAGAGAGGGTCTTTTTTACTGCAAAGATGGCAGAGGCCTTCAATTCAAAAGTGTCTGTATTCCATTGCACGGAGCCGATAGTAAGGTTTTTTCATGGTGAGATTCCCCTCACCCCTGTCCAGAGAAAGGCAGGGTTGCCCGGGGATATATCGGATTTTATGGAGCATATCGGAAAATACAGGATAGAGCTTGAGGGGAGGCTTTCATCCGGGGCTGCATTGAGAAGCATAACAATTGAGGCTGCTTCAAAGAGGCACGACCTTATAATAATGGGGGCCAGCGAGCGGAGTCTTCTGGCCTCCATTCTGAAAGGGAATCCCGTGGAAGACGTGCTCAGGGAGACCCCATGTAATCTCATAATCCTTAAACCGCGACATGAAGATTAA
- a CDS encoding cation-transporting P-type ATPase, translated as MKINNLAREEVLHTLVTSEGGLTEEEAKKRFEEFGPNEIREVKRTPLLVRFLRQFTHFLAILLWIGAGLAFLSEYLHPGEGMLTLGLAIVGVIFVNAVFTFVQEYRAEKSIEVLKQLLPFYVKVIRTGMEKEIPARDVVVGDVIILSEGDRVPADARLIDSNYLMVNNAPLTGESEPVPLDHNPYVGDLIESRNIAFAGTTVVSGTGKGVVFATGMRTEFGRIAHLTSGVETGLSPLQQEIVRVTRIIAVFATIMGIFFFMVGQFIGRSFWENFIFAIGIIVANVPEGLLPTVTLSLAMGSQRMARKKALIKTLTSVETLGSVTVICTDKTGTLTRNLMEAKNFWSDGEIHGMEDLKKSALLATIAGLCNNARFIDDKHSDGQYSGDPTEVALLKAVRERVGDLKGERIFEVPFDSERKRMTTVNVIEGKELALTKGALESVLPLCSHMLLNGEEVEMDEHLRKMAEDAYHSLTGNGLRVLSFAYRELKDSGASTLNPAEIEKDLVFAGLIGIEDPPRPEVPEAIRRCREAGIRVIMITGDGSRTAVAIAREIGLVRENPVVIEGHEFERMKDRELRERLSGREIIFARMTPKYKMRVVSILKEGGERVAVTGDGVNDAPALKKADIGIAMGIAGTDVAKESADMILLDDNFASIVNAIEEGRAVYENIRKFMSYIFSSNIPEIVPYLAYVLFRIPLPLTIMQILAVDLGTDMLPALALGAEKPTKELMKQPPRSPRERLLNLKLLSRAYLFLGPIEAAAAMFGFFYVLNTGGWTWGETLAAGNPLYMQATTACLTAIVVTQVANVFACRSFRESVFSIGFFSNKLIFVGIAFELLFQLFIVYHPLGNRIFSTYPIPLKVWLVLIPFAFILFAAEELRKFFRAGIHRTSSP; from the coding sequence ATGAAGATTAATAATCTCGCAAGAGAGGAAGTCCTTCACACGCTTGTCACCTCGGAAGGGGGCCTTACCGAAGAAGAGGCAAAAAAACGATTTGAGGAGTTTGGACCAAACGAGATCCGGGAGGTAAAAAGGACTCCTTTACTGGTGAGGTTTCTCAGGCAGTTCACCCATTTCCTTGCCATCCTTCTGTGGATAGGGGCAGGGCTTGCCTTTTTATCAGAGTATCTGCACCCGGGAGAAGGGATGCTGACACTCGGGCTTGCAATAGTTGGTGTCATATTTGTCAATGCAGTCTTTACATTCGTACAGGAGTACAGGGCTGAAAAATCCATAGAAGTTTTAAAGCAGCTCCTTCCTTTTTATGTGAAGGTAATAAGGACGGGCATGGAGAAGGAGATACCCGCAAGAGATGTGGTAGTGGGAGACGTGATAATCCTTTCAGAAGGGGACAGGGTTCCCGCAGATGCAAGGCTTATTGACAGTAATTACCTGATGGTGAACAATGCCCCCCTGACAGGTGAGTCCGAACCCGTGCCCCTTGATCACAACCCCTATGTGGGTGACCTGATCGAAAGCAGAAATATTGCCTTTGCCGGAACCACGGTGGTAAGCGGCACTGGAAAGGGTGTTGTCTTTGCAACGGGCATGAGGACGGAGTTCGGCCGTATAGCCCATCTGACAAGTGGTGTGGAGACAGGCTTGAGTCCGCTGCAGCAGGAGATTGTCAGGGTAACAAGGATTATTGCAGTCTTTGCAACAATAATGGGCATCTTCTTCTTTATGGTGGGACAGTTTATAGGCAGGAGTTTTTGGGAGAACTTCATCTTTGCCATAGGCATAATCGTGGCAAATGTGCCTGAGGGGCTGCTTCCCACGGTAACCCTCTCCCTTGCAATGGGAAGTCAAAGGATGGCAAGGAAGAAGGCATTGATAAAGACCCTCACCTCTGTAGAAACACTCGGCTCCGTAACGGTCATATGCACTGACAAGACCGGCACACTTACCCGGAACTTGATGGAGGCAAAAAACTTCTGGTCTGACGGAGAGATTCACGGAATGGAGGACCTGAAGAAATCGGCTCTTCTCGCCACGATTGCAGGCCTCTGTAACAATGCAAGATTTATTGATGATAAACACAGCGATGGCCAATACAGCGGAGACCCTACCGAGGTCGCCCTCTTAAAAGCTGTAAGGGAAAGGGTGGGTGACCTCAAAGGAGAGAGGATATTTGAGGTACCGTTTGATTCCGAGAGAAAGAGGATGACCACCGTGAATGTAATCGAGGGGAAAGAACTTGCCCTGACAAAGGGTGCCCTGGAAAGCGTGCTTCCCTTGTGCAGCCACATGCTGTTGAATGGTGAAGAGGTGGAGATGGATGAGCACCTGAGGAAGATGGCAGAGGATGCTTATCATTCACTGACCGGCAATGGCCTTCGGGTCCTCTCTTTTGCATACAGGGAGTTAAAAGACAGTGGGGCCTCGACTCTTAACCCTGCGGAGATAGAGAAAGACCTTGTCTTTGCAGGCCTGATCGGTATTGAGGATCCTCCGAGACCAGAGGTCCCTGAAGCAATAAGAAGATGCCGTGAGGCAGGAATAAGGGTGATAATGATTACAGGTGACGGGAGCAGGACTGCTGTTGCCATCGCAAGGGAGATAGGACTTGTAAGGGAAAATCCTGTGGTGATAGAGGGACATGAATTTGAAAGGATGAAAGACAGGGAGCTCAGGGAGAGGCTTTCAGGCAGAGAGATAATATTTGCAAGAATGACGCCGAAATACAAGATGAGGGTCGTTTCCATACTTAAAGAAGGGGGTGAAAGGGTTGCAGTGACAGGGGACGGCGTTAATGATGCACCTGCCCTGAAAAAGGCTGATATCGGTATTGCAATGGGCATTGCAGGAACTGATGTGGCAAAGGAATCGGCAGACATGATCCTGCTGGATGATAATTTTGCCTCCATAGTGAACGCCATAGAGGAAGGCAGGGCAGTGTATGAGAACATAAGAAAGTTTATGAGTTATATATTTTCGTCAAACATCCCCGAGATTGTACCGTATCTTGCCTATGTACTCTTCAGGATTCCGCTGCCCCTTACCATTATGCAGATACTTGCAGTTGATCTCGGAACCGACATGCTTCCCGCCCTTGCCCTTGGGGCAGAGAAGCCCACAAAAGAGCTCATGAAACAACCTCCCAGGTCACCGCGTGAGAGGCTCCTGAATCTCAAGCTCTTGAGCCGGGCATACCTTTTTCTCGGACCCATAGAGGCAGCGGCAGCCATGTTCGGATTCTTCTATGTCCTGAATACGGGCGGGTGGACGTGGGGAGAGACGCTTGCAGCAGGCAATCCTCTATATATGCAGGCAACAACTGCATGCCTTACAGCCATAGTAGTCACTCAGGTTGCCAATGTCTTTGCATGCCGCTCTTTCAGAGAATCGGTATTCAGTATCGGTTTTTTCTCCAACAAATTGATATTTGTTGGCATAGCATTTGAGCTCCTGTTTCAGCTCTTTATTGTTTATCATCCATTGGGGAACAGGATATTCTCAACATATCCCATCCCGCTAAAGGTCTGGCTTGTCCTGATACCTTTTGCATTTATTCTCTTTGCAGCAGAGGAGTTAAGGAAGTTTTTCCGGGCAGGCATACACAGAACTTCCTCTCCCTGA
- a CDS encoding metal ABC transporter permease, which produces MDNAFSQVISDFFAFAFMQRALLAAILIGILCSVIGVFVVVKGFSFIGAGIAHASFAGVTLGFLLGIHPLLLALLFSLLMVFFVGWATDRGELKLDISVGIFFAFTMALAILFIGLMKQYQAGVYGYLFGDILSVTPADLWLILGISVFVLTVVALLYKELQFITFDQEMAEASGLPVTFLYYMLLVLIAMTVVVSLKAVGVILVFALIVTPAAAAYQLVHRLTPMIFISAAIGTGGSIVGLILSYIWDVPSGATIVSLLTLIFFISLWWSPKRRHCRCEE; this is translated from the coding sequence ATGGATAATGCCTTCTCTCAGGTGATATCCGACTTCTTTGCCTTTGCATTTATGCAGAGGGCGCTCCTGGCTGCCATCCTGATCGGAATACTCTGCTCTGTAATAGGTGTGTTTGTAGTGGTAAAAGGGTTCTCTTTTATAGGTGCCGGGATTGCCCATGCATCTTTTGCCGGGGTAACACTCGGTTTTCTGCTTGGAATCCATCCATTGCTCCTCGCCCTCCTCTTCAGTCTCCTGATGGTATTCTTTGTCGGCTGGGCAACAGATCGCGGTGAGCTGAAACTCGATATATCCGTTGGCATCTTCTTTGCTTTTACCATGGCCCTGGCCATCCTATTTATAGGCCTGATGAAGCAGTATCAGGCCGGCGTCTACGGATATCTCTTCGGGGACATTCTTTCCGTCACCCCTGCTGACCTGTGGTTGATCCTGGGTATATCTGTTTTTGTCCTGACAGTCGTTGCATTGCTTTATAAAGAGCTGCAGTTTATCACGTTTGATCAGGAGATGGCAGAAGCCAGCGGACTGCCGGTTACGTTCCTGTACTACATGCTATTGGTTCTCATAGCCATGACCGTGGTGGTCTCACTGAAGGCCGTTGGGGTTATACTTGTATTTGCACTGATTGTTACCCCGGCAGCGGCAGCCTATCAGCTTGTTCACAGATTGACGCCCATGATCTTTATCTCTGCTGCAATCGGCACAGGGGGTTCCATTGTTGGCCTGATCCTCTCCTATATCTGGGATGTGCCGTCCGGAGCCACCATTGTCTCTTTACTGACCCTGATCTTCTTTATCTCCCTGTGGTGGTCGCCAAAGAGGAGACATTGCAGGTGTGAGGAGTGA
- a CDS encoding metal ABC transporter ATP-binding protein yields the protein MKNNRQINGKRDERIVFDNVTLGYIEKPVLRDISLDIFRGESIGIIGPNGCGKTTLLKSLVGLIKPLGGSIKIFGQPVMTARRQIGYVPQRETLDISYPATVFDMVIMGRYAKIGLFRRPKDLDRKRTEQAIADVGLTELMHVPIAHLSGGQRQRVLIARALSADPEVLLLDEPTAAVDVRAQREIVALLKTLHKERNLTIFLVTHDVNLVYSMVDRIIFMADGEVLIGTPEEMLTQEKLQRIYNANVIVTEAAGRVYVIVGDVHHG from the coding sequence ATGAAAAACAACCGACAAATCAACGGAAAAAGAGATGAACGCATTGTTTTTGACAACGTAACGTTGGGGTACATAGAAAAACCTGTGCTGCGCGATATCAGTCTGGATATATTCAGAGGTGAATCCATAGGCATAATCGGCCCGAATGGCTGCGGCAAGACCACGCTTCTGAAATCACTGGTCGGCTTGATAAAACCTCTTGGGGGGAGCATCAAAATATTTGGACAGCCGGTAATGACGGCCCGCAGGCAGATAGGATACGTCCCCCAAAGGGAAACACTGGACATATCCTATCCAGCCACGGTCTTTGATATGGTCATCATGGGCAGGTATGCCAAAATAGGACTTTTCAGGCGGCCTAAAGACCTGGACCGTAAACGGACTGAACAGGCCATAGCCGATGTAGGGCTGACAGAGCTTATGCATGTCCCCATAGCCCACCTCTCAGGCGGGCAACGCCAACGCGTTTTGATTGCACGGGCACTGTCTGCCGACCCGGAGGTCCTGCTCCTTGACGAGCCCACGGCTGCTGTTGATGTAAGAGCGCAGCGGGAAATTGTGGCCCTCTTAAAAACACTGCACAAGGAGCGGAATCTGACCATTTTCCTGGTAACCCACGATGTAAATCTTGTCTATTCCATGGTAGACCGGATAATATTCATGGCAGACGGAGAGGTCTTAATCGGAACTCCGGAGGAGATGCTGACCCAGGAGAAACTCCAGCGTATCTATAACGCCAATGTAATTGTAACCGAAGCGGCCGGCCGGGTATACGTTATTGTAGGGGATGTTCACCATGGATAA
- a CDS encoding metal ABC transporter substrate-binding protein translates to MLKTISLVVVFLLLIFNISLAQERRDRLNVVVTIPVLADFARNIGGNLVSVKSIITGLENPHTYEPRGSDVKAIARADLFVRVGLGLETWADKLVRNAGNSRLIQVSASRSCNVINNNPHVWMDIENARQMVLAIMEGMVRADPSHADLYRRNAGLYIDRLLALDKRIKKPLSTLSGEAVVTAVPAFTYFLKRYGIEEAATIISVPGKEPSGRHLRTVITLMRKRGIRIILTVPQFPPRIPNMVAEETGAVVVVATQLPGSLPGTDTYIEMLQEDVRRILKAIGGSGQPE, encoded by the coding sequence GTGCTAAAGACAATATCCCTTGTTGTCGTGTTTCTTCTGCTCATTTTCAACATCTCCCTTGCGCAGGAGAGGAGAGACAGATTAAACGTTGTGGTCACAATCCCGGTACTTGCTGATTTTGCACGTAATATCGGTGGAAACCTCGTCTCTGTCAAATCCATTATCACAGGCCTTGAAAATCCCCATACCTATGAGCCCAGGGGCAGCGATGTTAAGGCCATTGCCAGGGCGGACCTCTTTGTCCGGGTGGGATTGGGGCTTGAGACCTGGGCGGATAAACTGGTGAGAAACGCCGGCAACTCCCGGCTCATTCAGGTGAGTGCATCACGCAGTTGCAATGTAATCAATAACAATCCCCATGTCTGGATGGATATTGAGAATGCAAGACAGATGGTTCTTGCTATAATGGAGGGAATGGTCCGTGCCGATCCTTCCCATGCCGATCTCTATCGCAGAAATGCCGGTCTTTATATTGATCGGTTATTAGCGCTGGATAAAAGAATAAAAAAACCCCTCTCCACGCTTTCAGGTGAGGCAGTGGTAACCGCGGTTCCGGCTTTCACATATTTCCTTAAACGCTATGGCATTGAAGAGGCGGCAACCATAATCAGTGTGCCGGGAAAGGAGCCATCCGGCCGTCATCTTCGCACGGTTATAACCTTGATGCGTAAAAGGGGAATCAGGATAATCCTTACGGTACCACAGTTCCCGCCAAGGATTCCGAATATGGTGGCTGAAGAGACAGGGGCTGTGGTAGTGGTAGCCACACAGCTTCCCGGTTCCTTGCCGGGGACTGACACCTATATTGAAATGCTGCAGGAGGATGTCCGGAGAATACTGAAAGCCATTGGGGGGAGTGGGCAGCCGGAATGA
- a CDS encoding magnesium transporter CorA family protein, with translation MELDTFMLNKNRYLESSSVEEFFASRTEGRPFWIDITESDETALKDFLSPLQLHPLILETCLDSSAGTRIAPYDQALFIKLPTQPRWDRPDQSFLTIICLPHAIVTIHKLPIPALKSIAKEFSTAVRFHTQSTSAIIYQILDRLIDEDMAYALEARREIDSLEEAIDRDEEVDIDKVLTLKRRVSRLSITFEEQHHCVTTLQTIESEFFDIKDFREYYRDSLANLEYAIRSVNRQQAHLSELRQHYVVTLQDRTNKRLRLLTLISAVFMPLTLIAGIYGMNFRYMPELKWHYGYPAVLAIMLAIAGGLLWIFHRRGWFR, from the coding sequence ATGGAACTTGATACTTTCATGTTAAACAAAAACCGGTATCTGGAGTCTTCCTCTGTTGAGGAGTTCTTTGCCTCCCGTACAGAAGGCAGGCCCTTCTGGATTGACATAACGGAATCCGACGAGACAGCCCTGAAGGACTTCCTGTCTCCACTGCAATTGCATCCGCTAATCCTGGAGACATGCCTTGACTCCTCTGCCGGTACCCGAATCGCACCCTATGATCAGGCACTCTTCATCAAGCTGCCCACACAGCCCCGGTGGGACAGGCCTGACCAGTCTTTTCTCACAATCATCTGTCTGCCCCACGCCATTGTCACCATTCACAAGTTGCCCATTCCTGCCCTGAAGAGCATCGCAAAGGAATTCTCAACTGCTGTGCGATTTCATACTCAAAGCACATCCGCCATTATATATCAGATCCTTGACCGGTTAATTGATGAGGACATGGCATATGCACTGGAGGCACGCCGCGAAATTGACTCACTCGAAGAGGCCATTGACAGGGATGAGGAAGTCGACATAGACAAGGTACTGACATTAAAACGGCGGGTTTCCCGCCTATCAATTACCTTTGAGGAGCAACATCATTGTGTTACAACATTGCAAACAATAGAATCTGAGTTCTTTGATATTAAAGACTTCCGCGAATATTACCGCGATTCCCTGGCCAACCTGGAATACGCCATCCGCTCTGTCAATCGACAACAGGCACACCTCTCGGAACTCCGCCAGCACTATGTAGTTACGCTGCAGGACAGGACGAACAAGCGCCTCAGACTCCTCACCCTTATCTCTGCTGTTTTTATGCCGCTGACGCTAATAGCCGGCATTTACGGCATGAACTTCCGGTACATGCCGGAACTAAAATGGCACTACGGCTACCCTGCTGTGCTCGCAATTATGCTTGCCATAGCCGGAGGGTTGCTCTGGATATTCCATCGCAGGGGATGGTTCAGGTGA